A region of the Prevotella intermedia ATCC 25611 = DSM 20706 genome:
CCTACGCTTTTGGAACGCAAAACAATAGGTTTTATAAAGCATTGATAGCGAGCGAGTTGTGTAAGAGGCTCGCTCGTGAAAAATATTTACGAAATTATGGGCGGCGAAAAGCCGATGGAATAGAAATAGAGCGTGTGAGAAAAGCAAGGCTGTGGGCGATATGCCCTTTCGCTGCCGAAGCTATATGGAGGAGCGTCGGCAACACTACCCTATTGCAGATTCGTTTCTATTCGTCTGGAATATAGATGATTTCGCCGTTCTCAAGTTGGTAGGCGGTGCCCACACGCTTGCCCTTGTTGCCCGACTTGGCGTCTTGGTTCTTCGACGGAGTATAGCGGTCTATCTGCTTGCCCTTCTTCGAGATGATTTCCATATTCTGCTTGCCAGGGTTCTTCACCACGGTAAAGTCCTCCGTGCTGAACATTTCGGTCATCTTGTAGTGGGTAACGAGTGCCACCATCAGTGCGACGGCAAACACCATTGCGGCATCGAAGAGGTTGCTGACAACGCTCATCGGGTCGTCGTCCTCGTCGTGGCTGAGCCTAATCTGTCGTCTTCTCATAACTTATTTGCTGCGGTTTTCGTCCAACATATCGGCAATGTAGCTGAGCGCACCCATATCTCTGCGGTACCAACGCTGCCGAACCGACTTGACAACGAAGCCGATGCCACCTGCGAACAAGCCGATAACGGTGGTGGCAAACGCCACTTGCATGTTGTAAGCCATCGACGCTATATCGCCCGACGACAAGCCAACGAGTGCCGGACCCATCGGAATGAGGGTACCCATCAAGCCCAGCATTGGTCCCATCTTGGTAAACATCTTCGGCGTTTCGAGTTCGCGCTCCACCATACACTCGTATTCGTCGAGCAGATAGTTCACCTTTGCAGAACTGTCGCTGTGTTCCAACATCTTCGCAATGCAGGCAGCCACGGGCAGTTTGCCTTTCGGCAGGCGGTCGGCAAGCGACGAAAGGTTGTCGGCTGTGAGCTGTTTCACCTCTCGGTGCAGCATTGTGCCGCTCTGTCGCATGGTGAGATACTGACTGAAAAAGCCGCCCAAGAGCAGCAGCGAGCGCAGAAAGAAGAAGATGAGAATGAGGATTACGGGCACGAGAAGTCCCGATGAAATCCAATAAAGTATATCTGTTATGTAATTCATAAAATGTTTTTAGTTTATACTGAAGTTTATTTTATTCGATGCCGAGCCATCAGTCCATTCGCCTGATTTGCCTTTTCGTGTGCCAACGCTGCCACGCCATACCTGCTATGCCCAAGACGGCAACGAGCACCACCGTGCCTGCAAGGGCTTCAAGGTTGGTATTGTCGGTTCCCACCACCGTCGTCTTGCCGTTCACGGTAGCCACTATGCCCATCAGCGCAATCAACAGGTTGCAGAGAAACAGCAGTTCCAAGCGTAGGAAAGTTTCGGGCAACAGGCGTTTCACAACGTATGTGAGCAGCGGAATGGCAATGCAGAAGACTGCACCGAGCGTCCAAGCGATGAGCGAGAAGTCTTCGCCGGGAAAGGCAAAGATGGTTTCCACGAGTATGCCGAACATCATTGGAATTATCATAATGCCCGGAAAGAAACGCAGGAAGGCAAACAGCAGTCGGGCTTTGCGCCCAATGCGCCCTGCCACCTCCACGTCGGCAGAGAGCAGGCAGAATGCCGTTGCCATAAGCACGTCTATGTTGAGCAGGACGGAAATGTCGCGCACCAAATCGGTATCGGCAAGCCAGCCCGCTATTTCGGTAGACGACTGCAAGATGGCACCGCGCCACGCCAACCCCATGAATACCATTGCCGCCACTGCCGTAATGCCTATTTGCAGGGCGTGCACGAACGTCTGCTTCAGCACAAAGCTGAAACAGACGAGTATAAAGAGAATAACAGCTACGGTTTCCATCGTGTTCTTATTCGGCTTTGGTGTTGCGACGCTTACGCACGACAAATACCAACAGTGCCACGAGGAGCACTACTGCACCGCCAACGAGCAGACCCTTGCTGAGCAACGGCGCACGCTTCTCGACTTGCTGCGACATATCCTCGCGCTTCATCACCGTGCCCTTGTCGGCATTGGCAGCTGCATTGCGCATCTTGTCAATCTGTTGTTCGTATTCCTTGCCTTGCTTTGCCTCTACCTTGGAAGCGATGAAGTTGCGCAGTTTCGCATTGTCGGTAACGAAAGCAGAGCCTGACGGCTTGTATTTCTTCACCAATTCGACGTGCAGCTTGGCAATGTCAGCCACCTGTTGCGGCGTTGCCTTCCACATTCCCTTGCGCACCGTCTCGAGCATAACGGCGGTTATCTGCTGCAAGGCTGCAGGATTTTTCTGCTCGAAGAAAGCCTGCGTGCCAAGATTGTACTTGTCTTTCACGTACACCTGATAGATTTCGTCCCACAGTTCCTTGTCTATGGCTTTCGGTTTCATCACGTTCCAGCCGTAAGTGTTCTCCACTACCTCGGCAAAACCGCCTGCCGAACTTGCTCCACCCTTCATTTTCTCCTTTATATATACGGGGTTCAGAATGGTTGTACGGCTTTCCACGCCTATGGCTTCCTTCACTTCTTGCATACGCACGTTGTGCTTGTTGCGGTAGTCGCTTAAGTATGCGTCGGGGTCTTTGCCCGTTACGTGGCGCACGGCGAGGTTCAGTCCGCCCATGAACTCGTAGACGTGGTCAAGGCTCAGCGCACCCCAAGTGTTGCTCTGGCGTGGCTGCACCACTACGTCGGTGCGTGTCAGGGCTGCTTCAAAGGCATACTGGTTGTACTGTTCCCAGTCTTTCTCGCTGCCATAGAAGGTTCCCATATTGTTGATGTAGGTGTTTGCAATCTCCTCACGCTTTTCCCAGCGGTCGCCACTCATCACCATTCCCTGTATGCCCGTGCCGTAATTGCCGTTCATACCGCCGAAAATGCGTTGCGAAGCCAGTTTGCGGGCTTCCTTGGGCGACACTCCCTTCTCGGTGAGGTGGCGTTCTGCCGCCTTCATACCGATTGAAACCTCGTTTTCGAACGCATCGTCCTTGGCATTGGCAGCCATTTCCACCGCCTTGTTGATGAGGAAAAGGCGCGATGCGGCAAGGTCGCGGAGCTGTCCGGAAGTCTGTACGACAACGTCGATGCGCTTTCTTCCCAATTCCTTCGAGGGGATTAGACGCAGGTCGCTTACACGTCCGAACGAGTCGCGTATAGGTTCAACACCCAGCAT
Encoded here:
- a CDS encoding DUF2149 domain-containing protein; this translates as MRRRQIRLSHDEDDDPMSVVSNLFDAAMVFAVALMVALVTHYKMTEMFSTEDFTVVKNPGKQNMEIISKKGKQIDRYTPSKNQDAKSGNKGKRVGTAYQLENGEIIYIPDE
- a CDS encoding MotA/TolQ/ExbB proton channel family protein, which produces MNYITDILYWISSGLLVPVILILIFFFLRSLLLLGGFFSQYLTMRQSGTMLHREVKQLTADNLSSLADRLPKGKLPVAACIAKMLEHSDSSAKVNYLLDEYECMVERELETPKMFTKMGPMLGLMGTLIPMGPALVGLSSGDIASMAYNMQVAFATTVIGLFAGGIGFVVKSVRQRWYRRDMGALSYIADMLDENRSK